A genomic window from Peromyscus maniculatus bairdii isolate BWxNUB_F1_BW_parent chromosome 1, HU_Pman_BW_mat_3.1, whole genome shotgun sequence includes:
- the Kash5 gene encoding protein KASH5 isoform X2, with product MELPEDPASASAAHMYLWEQPEELNPGPLLSLEEQILNSTFEACDPHKTGTVAVAHLLAYLEAVTGQGPQDVRLQTLARSLDPSGEGAGATVELGTFLVVMRDWIAACQLHGGLEQAEETAFGGVLASPHLPSACPEAEEPANLESFGGEDPRPEGPATAELLSSLEDLELSNRRLAGENAKLQHSVETAEEGSARLGAEIAALRKQLRSTQQALQAAKALDEELEDLKTLAKSLEEQNRSLMAQARHTEKEQQHLVAEVETLQEENGKLLAERDGVKRRSEELATEKDALKRQLCECEQLICQREAVLSERTRHAESLAQTLEEYRTTTQELRQEISNLEEQLSLSQEGPEQFLEGAEAGRGGWIMAPPPSLDLEIQAIGQEQDASGAGLSSPLCGVWRWEGAEFPAEDPDRRQRNFQRESVPALEGTQTPSLRLSRRQEEEEEEEGLVLVDPSIPLGTPHHELAPGSPPERCHDVPDVQGALVPVVGELVPVERACAQHCLRPQHSPGLRVSQHPLVPTPFLGLLLLLLLSVLLLSQSPTPSLPQLQLYYLQPPPV from the exons ATGGAGCTGCCAGAGGACCCAGCTAGTGCCTCTgctgcacaca TGTACCTCTGGGAGCAGCCTGAGGAGCTGAATCCAGGACCACTGCTCAGCCTAGAGGAACAGATTCTTAACTCTACATTTGAAGCCTGTGACCCTCACAAGACAG GCACTGTGGCTGTAGCCCACCTCCTGGCCTACCTGGAGGCTGTGACAGGACAGGGCCCCCAGGACGTGCGCCTCCAAACACTGGCCCGAAGCTTGGACCCTTCCGGGGAGGGCGCTGGAGCCACTGTGGAGCTGGGCACCTTTCTGGTGGTCATGCGGGACTGGATTGCTGCCTGTCAGTTGCATGG GGGATTAGAGCAGGCAGAGGAGACCGCCTTCGGGGGAGTCCTGGCTTCTCCACACCTGCCATCTG CATGCCCAGAAGCTGAGGAGCCAGCCAACTTAGAGAGCTTTGGAGGAGAAGACCCCAGGCCTGAGGG GCCTGCCACAGCTGAGCTGCTGAGCAGCCTAGAGGACCTGGAGCTCAGCAACCGGCGCCTGGCTGGCGAGAACGCCAAGCTGCAGCACAGCGTGGAGACTGCTGAGGAGGGTTCGGCACGCCTAGGGGCCGAGATCGCAGCCCTGCGCAAGCAGCTGcggag CACCCAGCAGGCCCTGCAGGCGGCCAAGGCTTTGGATGAGGAGCTAGAGGACCTGAAGACTCTGGCCAAGAGCCTGGAAGAGCAGAATCGCAGCCTAATGGCCCAGGCACGGCACACA GAGAAGGAGCAGCAGCACCTGGTGGCTGAGGTGGAGACGTTACAGGAGGAG AACGGGAAGCTGCTAGCAGAGCGAGATGGCGTGAAGAGGCGGAGTGAGGAGCTGGCCACAGAGAAAGATGCTTTGAAG CGGCAGCTCTGTGAGTGCGAACAACTCATTTGCCAGCGTGAAGCAGTCCTCTCAGAG CGTACCCGCCATGCAGAGAGTCTGGCCCAGACTCTGGAGGAGTACAGAACCACCACCCAG GAACTAAGGCAAGAGATCTCGAACCTGGAGGAGCAGCTGAGTCTGAGCCAGGAGGGTCCAGAGCA GTTCCTggaaggggctgaggcaggacgaGGAGGCTGGATCATGGCGCCGCCCCCATCACTGGACTTGGAGATTCAGGCCATCGGGCAG GAGCAGGATGCGTCAGGTGCTGGCCTCTCCAGTCCTCTGTGTGGAGTGTGGCGGTGGGAGGGGGCCGAGTTTCCCGCTGAGGACCCCGACAGGAGACAG AGAAACTTCCAGAGAGAGTCAGTGCCTGCCCTAGAAGGAACCCAAACGCCATCCTTAAG GTTGtccagaagacaggaagaagaggaagaagaggagggccTGGTCCTG gttGACCCTTCCATCCCTCTGGGAACCCCTCACCATGAGCTTGCCCCAGGAAGCCCTCCTGAGAG GTGTCACGATGTGCCAGACGTTCAAGGAGCCCTCGTGCCTGTGGTGGGAGAGCTGGTGCCAGTGGAGAGGGCCTGCGCCCAGCACTGCCTGCGCCCCCAGCACTCCCCAGGGCTCAG AGTCAGCCAGCACCCACTGGTCCCCACGCCCTTCTTGGgcctactgctgctgctgctgctgtccgtCCTGCTGCTGAGCCAGTCCCCGACGCCCTCCTTACCACAGCTGCAGCTCTACTACCTACAGCCCCCGCCAGTGTGA
- the Pth2 gene encoding tuberoinfundibular peptide of 39 residues isoform X2 produces METCQVSRSPRERLLLLLLLLLLVPWGTGPASGVALPLAGVFSLRAPGRAWADLGTPLSRRSLALADDAAFRERARLLAALERRRWLDSYMQKLLLLDAP; encoded by the exons ATGGAGACCTGCCAGGTGTCCAGGAGCCCCCGAGagcggctgctgctgcttttgctgctgctactgcttgTGCCCTGGGGCACCGGCCCCGCTTCAGGTGTTGCCCTGCCCCTCGCTGGTGTGTTCAG CCTCCGCGCCCCCGGCCGGGCCTGGGCTGACTTGGGTACTCCCCTGTCTCGACGCAGCCTGGCGCTAGCGGACGACGCAGCCTTTCGGGAGCGCGCGCGCCTGCTAGCCGCCCTGGAGCGCCGCCGCTGGCTAGACTCGTACATGCAGAAGCTGTTGCTGCTGGACGCGCCCTGA
- the Kash5 gene encoding protein KASH5 isoform X1: protein MRSLWPRRASQGVPRMRAQGVHGAIWTDCPFPSPPSSGGKGRTSPAATETQEWSMELPEDPASASAAHMYLWEQPEELNPGPLLSLEEQILNSTFEACDPHKTGTVAVAHLLAYLEAVTGQGPQDVRLQTLARSLDPSGEGAGATVELGTFLVVMRDWIAACQLHGGLEQAEETAFGGVLASPHLPSACPEAEEPANLESFGGEDPRPEGPATAELLSSLEDLELSNRRLAGENAKLQHSVETAEEGSARLGAEIAALRKQLRSTQQALQAAKALDEELEDLKTLAKSLEEQNRSLMAQARHTEKEQQHLVAEVETLQEENGKLLAERDGVKRRSEELATEKDALKRQLCECEQLICQREAVLSERTRHAESLAQTLEEYRTTTQELRQEISNLEEQLSLSQEGPEQFLEGAEAGRGGWIMAPPPSLDLEIQAIGQEQDASGAGLSSPLCGVWRWEGAEFPAEDPDRRQRNFQRESVPALEGTQTPSLRLSRRQEEEEEEEGLVLVDPSIPLGTPHHELAPGSPPERCHDVPDVQGALVPVVGELVPVERACAQHCLRPQHSPGLRVSQHPLVPTPFLGLLLLLLLSVLLLSQSPTPSLPQLQLYYLQPPPV, encoded by the exons ATGCGCTCGCTCTGGCCTCGGCGAGCCTCCCAAGGCGTTCCACGCATGCGCGCCCAGGGGGTCCATG GAGCTATCTGGACAGACTGTCCCTTTCCCAGCCCTCCTAGcagtggagggaaggggagaactTCACCAGCAGCAACAGAGACGCAGGAGTGGTCCATGGAGCTGCCAGAGGACCCAGCTAGTGCCTCTgctgcacaca TGTACCTCTGGGAGCAGCCTGAGGAGCTGAATCCAGGACCACTGCTCAGCCTAGAGGAACAGATTCTTAACTCTACATTTGAAGCCTGTGACCCTCACAAGACAG GCACTGTGGCTGTAGCCCACCTCCTGGCCTACCTGGAGGCTGTGACAGGACAGGGCCCCCAGGACGTGCGCCTCCAAACACTGGCCCGAAGCTTGGACCCTTCCGGGGAGGGCGCTGGAGCCACTGTGGAGCTGGGCACCTTTCTGGTGGTCATGCGGGACTGGATTGCTGCCTGTCAGTTGCATGG GGGATTAGAGCAGGCAGAGGAGACCGCCTTCGGGGGAGTCCTGGCTTCTCCACACCTGCCATCTG CATGCCCAGAAGCTGAGGAGCCAGCCAACTTAGAGAGCTTTGGAGGAGAAGACCCCAGGCCTGAGGG GCCTGCCACAGCTGAGCTGCTGAGCAGCCTAGAGGACCTGGAGCTCAGCAACCGGCGCCTGGCTGGCGAGAACGCCAAGCTGCAGCACAGCGTGGAGACTGCTGAGGAGGGTTCGGCACGCCTAGGGGCCGAGATCGCAGCCCTGCGCAAGCAGCTGcggag CACCCAGCAGGCCCTGCAGGCGGCCAAGGCTTTGGATGAGGAGCTAGAGGACCTGAAGACTCTGGCCAAGAGCCTGGAAGAGCAGAATCGCAGCCTAATGGCCCAGGCACGGCACACA GAGAAGGAGCAGCAGCACCTGGTGGCTGAGGTGGAGACGTTACAGGAGGAG AACGGGAAGCTGCTAGCAGAGCGAGATGGCGTGAAGAGGCGGAGTGAGGAGCTGGCCACAGAGAAAGATGCTTTGAAG CGGCAGCTCTGTGAGTGCGAACAACTCATTTGCCAGCGTGAAGCAGTCCTCTCAGAG CGTACCCGCCATGCAGAGAGTCTGGCCCAGACTCTGGAGGAGTACAGAACCACCACCCAG GAACTAAGGCAAGAGATCTCGAACCTGGAGGAGCAGCTGAGTCTGAGCCAGGAGGGTCCAGAGCA GTTCCTggaaggggctgaggcaggacgaGGAGGCTGGATCATGGCGCCGCCCCCATCACTGGACTTGGAGATTCAGGCCATCGGGCAG GAGCAGGATGCGTCAGGTGCTGGCCTCTCCAGTCCTCTGTGTGGAGTGTGGCGGTGGGAGGGGGCCGAGTTTCCCGCTGAGGACCCCGACAGGAGACAG AGAAACTTCCAGAGAGAGTCAGTGCCTGCCCTAGAAGGAACCCAAACGCCATCCTTAAG GTTGtccagaagacaggaagaagaggaagaagaggagggccTGGTCCTG gttGACCCTTCCATCCCTCTGGGAACCCCTCACCATGAGCTTGCCCCAGGAAGCCCTCCTGAGAG GTGTCACGATGTGCCAGACGTTCAAGGAGCCCTCGTGCCTGTGGTGGGAGAGCTGGTGCCAGTGGAGAGGGCCTGCGCCCAGCACTGCCTGCGCCCCCAGCACTCCCCAGGGCTCAG AGTCAGCCAGCACCCACTGGTCCCCACGCCCTTCTTGGgcctactgctgctgctgctgctgtccgtCCTGCTGCTGAGCCAGTCCCCGACGCCCTCCTTACCACAGCTGCAGCTCTACTACCTACAGCCCCCGCCAGTGTGA
- the Gfy gene encoding Golgi-associated olfactory signaling regulator, with translation MQHFSPFFFLLLLLFLLDGLGSKAAPSTSLPVGSDPQEIIQPSRMPVALENSTRDRPAPGFPAAAPPEPSKTPPPRPRLSGSPETPVPAQLTVTESQDALQTSPSKATLPESPEVPKPDLTAVSQSGSPGTQKPNPFKTSPSESPKAEHTDPAPTTHQDSPEIPKIPSPGPTQLLSSTARETYDPGTNRTLSSALLPTTHADPTETPQSAFFITHSTPTDIPQTQFPTTTNQNATEMAVTSALGITSGLPTQPTAAFREEATTSREPGLSPSPESPAATQIATPGLPTSDPLGTKELNIPQNSGPKGPDIPPPSARIAGPPAPPDHPNQVAPGVLQAPQKHSRGETVNTIIVVERVKETGVTLVSRPRGSISGSLCLFFAGTGMLIGIFLLLWCLYRRASRHRSFAHHRLRDSGDEPALHLDAPKDPLDLYLYGSDAWVPSHIATQQPPRTPPLPPKLPPPPRGPQRLEALSPAALSPNFV, from the exons ATGCAGCACTTcagccccttcttcttcctcctcctcctcctcttcctcctcgaTGGTCTGGGTTCCAAGGCAGCTCCCTCAACCTCTCTGCCCGTGGGCTCCGACCCCCAGGAGATAATCCAGCCCTCTAGGATGCCTGTTGCTCTAGAAAATTCTACTAGAGACAGGCCTGCCCCAGGATTCCCCGCAGCGGCTCCTCCTGAGCCCTCCAAGACACCACCCCCCAGACCCAGGCTCTCAGGTTCTCCAGAGACCCCAGTGCCTGCCCAGCTCACAGTCACAGAATCCCAGGATGCTTTACAAACAAGCCCCTCCAAAGCAACACTGCCAGAATCTCCTGAGGTGCCCAAACCTgacctgactgcagtttcccagtctggatcccctggaacccaAAAACCTAATCCCTTCAAAACTTCACCCTCAGAATCTCCCAAAGCTGAACACACTGACCCTGCACCAACTACACACCAAGACTCCCCGGAAATCCCTAAGATACCAAGTCCTGGCCCCACCCAGCTCCTCAGCTCCACAGCCCGGGAGACCTATGACCCTGGTACGAACAGAACCCTAAGTTCTGCATTACTACCAACCACCCATGCTGACCCCACAGAAACGCCACAGTCAGCATTTTTCATCACCCACTCCACTCCCACCGACATCCCCCAGACACAGTTCCCCACAACCACCAACCAAAACGCAACAGAGATGGCTGTGACCTCTGCCTTAGGAATCACCTCTGGTCTTCCCACCCAACCAACAGCAGCCTTCAGGGAGGAAGCCACCACATCCCGTGAGCCGGGCTTGAGTCCCAGCCCAGAATCCCCCGCAGCCACCCAAATTGCCACTCCTGGCCTGCCCACGTCAGATCCCCTAGGGACCAAGGAGCTGAATATACCCCAGAACTCAGGCCCTAAAGGGCCAGATATCCCTCCTCCATCGGCACGGATTGCAGGCCCCCCTGCTCCTCCAGACCACCCCAATCAGGTAGCCCCTGGGGTGCTGCAGGCCCCTCAGAAACACAGCCGAGGAGAGACCGTCAATACAATCATCGTGGTGGAGCGAGTGAAGGAGACTG GGGTGACTCTGGTCAGCCGCCCGCGAGGCTCCATCAGTGGGTCCCTGTGCCTGTTCTTCGCGGGGACAGGGATGCTAATTGGCATATTCCTCCTGCTGTGGTGTCTCTACCGCCGGGCCTCCAGACACAGGTCCTTTGCACACCACCGGCTCCGGGACAGCGGAGACGAACCGG CCCTGCACCTGGACGCCCCGAAGGACCCCCTGGACCTGTACTTGTACGGCTCGGACGCGTGGGTGCCCTCGCACATCGCCACGCAGCAGCCGCCCCGCACGCCCCCGCTGCCGCCCAAGCTGCCCCCGCCGCCCCGCGGCCCGCAGCGCCTGGAAGCCCTGTCCCCTGCCGCGCTGTCCCCCAACTTCGTCTGA
- the Pth2 gene encoding tuberoinfundibular peptide of 39 residues isoform X1, with product MVTSRPCPPCSQVMETCQVSRSPRERLLLLLLLLLLVPWGTGPASGVALPLAGVFSLRAPGRAWADLGTPLSRRSLALADDAAFRERARLLAALERRRWLDSYMQKLLLLDAP from the exons ATGGTGACATCGAGACCCTGTCCCCCGTGTTCACAGGTGATGGAGACCTGCCAGGTGTCCAGGAGCCCCCGAGagcggctgctgctgcttttgctgctgctactgcttgTGCCCTGGGGCACCGGCCCCGCTTCAGGTGTTGCCCTGCCCCTCGCTGGTGTGTTCAG CCTCCGCGCCCCCGGCCGGGCCTGGGCTGACTTGGGTACTCCCCTGTCTCGACGCAGCCTGGCGCTAGCGGACGACGCAGCCTTTCGGGAGCGCGCGCGCCTGCTAGCCGCCCTGGAGCGCCGCCGCTGGCTAGACTCGTACATGCAGAAGCTGTTGCTGCTGGACGCGCCCTGA